A portion of the Rahnella variigena genome contains these proteins:
- a CDS encoding glycosyltransferase family 2 protein, whose translation MQVTIDGVPYVSACNSGSQIGIAITTHNRPAVLAKTIEQHLKYLPAGAKFIVIDDGSAPAATAAGIEIIRHEKSLGIVASKNRSIEALIDAGCEHLFLWDDDAYPISDNWHVPYVESPEPHLAYQFLDLAGAQKLKDMAVLYRDEQHIAYTGQRGLMLYYHRSAIEKVGGFDPVYGRGMYEHPDLALRIHNAGLSTWAFADVTGSEKLIYSLDEHAAVERSVPRPDREALVKRNVGIYNSRRDSGYTGFAPYRCERDVVITTLLTSQPDPQRAVPMKSDESVLSAWSSSIRGADAVVLADQLSVAPAGASLVMVPAVQMSPYFARWVHIYQHLRAHPEYRFVWCTDGTDVEMLREPWADMVPGKIYVGSEHKTYADGWMKANHHGRAYGEFIDQHRDDPLLNAGLLGGSRADVMEFAHRIVRLHYRIESQRFWKMETAPATAVDMGAFGMAAKSFGDRIVTGPKIHTVFKSDDGMGKEFAWWKHK comes from the coding sequence ATGCAGGTCACTATTGATGGTGTCCCGTATGTGTCTGCGTGCAATTCAGGCTCTCAGATTGGAATTGCCATCACGACCCACAACCGGCCCGCTGTTCTGGCGAAAACGATTGAGCAACATCTGAAGTATCTGCCGGCTGGCGCTAAGTTTATCGTGATAGATGATGGTTCAGCGCCAGCAGCCACCGCCGCCGGTATCGAAATAATCAGGCATGAGAAATCACTGGGGATCGTGGCTTCGAAGAACCGGAGCATCGAGGCTCTGATTGATGCGGGGTGTGAGCACCTTTTCCTGTGGGACGATGACGCTTATCCGATCAGCGATAACTGGCACGTCCCATATGTCGAATCACCTGAGCCGCATCTGGCTTACCAATTTCTCGATCTGGCTGGCGCGCAGAAGCTGAAAGATATGGCGGTGCTGTATCGGGATGAACAACATATCGCTTACACCGGCCAGCGTGGGTTGATGCTGTATTACCACCGCAGCGCAATTGAGAAGGTCGGCGGCTTTGACCCGGTTTATGGTCGTGGTATGTACGAGCATCCCGATCTGGCGCTGCGCATCCATAACGCTGGCCTTTCGACGTGGGCGTTTGCTGATGTAACGGGTTCGGAAAAGCTGATTTATTCGCTGGATGAGCATGCGGCTGTCGAACGTTCTGTTCCACGGCCTGACCGTGAGGCGCTGGTAAAGCGCAATGTCGGGATTTACAACAGCAGGCGTGACAGTGGCTATACCGGCTTTGCCCCTTATCGGTGTGAACGTGACGTGGTCATTACCACCTTACTGACCAGCCAGCCAGACCCACAGCGCGCCGTGCCGATGAAATCAGATGAATCCGTGCTGTCTGCCTGGTCGTCTTCGATTCGCGGCGCCGACGCTGTGGTGCTGGCTGATCAGCTCAGTGTTGCACCTGCGGGCGCTTCGCTGGTTATGGTGCCCGCGGTTCAGATGAGCCCGTACTTTGCTCGCTGGGTTCACATCTACCAACACCTCAGAGCACATCCTGAATATCGGTTCGTCTGGTGTACGGATGGCACTGACGTTGAGATGTTGCGTGAGCCTTGGGCTGACATGGTACCCGGCAAGATATACGTTGGCTCTGAGCATAAGACTTACGCCGACGGATGGATGAAGGCCAATCACCACGGGCGCGCATACGGAGAATTCATTGATCAGCACCGCGATGACCCACTGCTTAACGCCGGTCTCCTCGGCGGCTCGCGCGCTGACGTGATGGAGTTCGCACACCGGATCGTCAGGCTGCATTACCGCATTGAGAGCCAGCGGTTCTGGAAGATGGAAACAGCGCCAGCGACCGCGGTTGATATGGGAGCATTTGGGATGGCTGCAAAGTCATTCGGTGACCGCATCGTTACCGGGCCGAAGATCCACACCGTTTTTAAATCTGATGATGGTATGGGTAAGGAGTTCGCCTGGTGGAAGCACAAATAA
- a CDS encoding HNH endonuclease signature motif containing protein has protein sequence MAKLTTLKPRLQAVTTQRLKPMVIADSRITGWKLQARRKRMWAASPCCAVCGRLTEYPNGFELDHIISLYQGGPDTDDNCQILCNGDDGCHRKKTRDDMKGR, from the coding sequence ATGGCAAAGCTGACGACGCTTAAGCCCCGGTTACAGGCAGTCACTACACAACGATTGAAGCCAATGGTCATCGCTGACAGCCGCATTACTGGATGGAAGTTACAGGCGCGGCGTAAACGAATGTGGGCAGCCAGTCCATGTTGTGCAGTCTGCGGACGACTTACTGAGTACCCGAATGGATTTGAACTCGATCACATTATATCGCTCTATCAGGGTGGCCCTGATACCGATGATAACTGTCAGATCCTCTGCAATGGTGATGACGGCTGCCATCGGAAGAAGACGCGGGACGACATGAAGGGCAGGTGA